Part of the Sphingobacterium sp. LZ7M1 genome, TTTTATTGAAAGAAACGGCAATGACATTAAAACTTTCAGTCGAAATATTTTCCCATGTCTTTCCTCCATCTTTGGAAATATCAGTTCCCGATGTTCCAGTGGCAACCAATATTTCAGGACTAATGTATTTTACGGACGATCGATATCCATGAACTGGAATTTCAGGTTTATCCCATGATAATCCAGCATTATGGGTCAGAAGAATGTTATTGCTGTTGTCCTTATCTGAGGTATAGTTTCCACCTACAACAACACCAACACGCTCATTGAGGAAATCAATGGAAAATATTCCAGTACTGGCAGAACCAGACCAGATAGGAACATCCTGAACGTCCAGCTTTCTTTCCTTTTCACTTCTTTTCATCAAACTTGAATAAGTGCCTCCAGTACCAATATATAACCAATCATTGATGACCTGAAGAGAAGACCCACTTGCTGCAAATGCCGCTTCCCCGGGCTCCGCAAACAAATGAATTTCTTCAGTCACATCTGTCCAAGTTTTGCCTTTATTGTCACTCTTCAGCAATTGAAATTGTCCATTGATGGGATCACCTAATATATAACCTGTTTTTCCCTTGAAGTCCATTCCATCTAAAAAGATAGCAGGATCCTCATTCTTATATGTTTCTGTCCAAGTTTTCCCAGCATCTTTCGTATGTAATACTACTGCAGGTGCTCCAGCGCTGACAATAACTGCTTCTTTGGCACTGAAAACCTCAATATCCCTGAAATCAAATTTTTCATATCCTTTCGGCGAAATCCATTCCCAGCTTTTGCCGGAATCAATAGATCTTCCAACCGTTCCATTGCTTCCACTTACCCAAACAACCTTATTTTTATAGGTTTCCAACCCCCTAAAACTAGCCTTGTTACCAGAAGTTAGGGTTTGAAAGGATTGGGAATAAGCTTGAAAGGCGAAAAGACAAACTGCAGAAATTAGAAAATATCTTTTCATACTATGATAGTTGCTTCATTAATTCATCAAATTCAGCCCGAAGGGTATTAAGTTGCTCTTCTAGTTGGGCTACTTTTTCTTCTAGCTGCGCAATTGCCGTATTATTGGTTGTTGATGGACTTGAGGGAGCCTCTTCCTCATAAGAATCCTCATCAAAGTCTGCAAAGAGATGGATATATCTTACTTCCTTTTGGCCTGGACGTTTTGATAATTGTTTGATGTACAAAGGTTTAGAGGTACTTAGTTTTTGAAGGAGTTCCTGTACCTCATCAAGATTTTCAAATTCATATAGACGACCAGAATTGCTATTGATTTCACCAGCTGTTAAAGGTCCTCGAAGAAATAATAGACAGATTATTGCTAATTCTTGGGGTAATAAGGGAAATTGAATCGCCAAGTTGTGTTTATATTTTGTAACTCGACTACCACCACCAACAACAGTTGAAATCAATCCTTTTTTCTTCAATCCGTCCAAAACTTGGATAACCAGATTTTCTTCATATTGAACTACGGGCTTTCTTGAACTTTTTTGATTACAGGCAGTCAACAGACCATTAAGGGTCATTGGATAATATTCTGGAGTAGTCTTAGATTTTTCTAATAATGATCCCAATACTCTAATTTCTTCAGGGCTTAAAATTGGTAATGATTTAGTTTCTTCCATATATTAAATTCATCTGTGTTAATAAATATACAGATTAATAGGAGAAAGGGGAGAGGATTGGATAAATTCCCACTAAATAATGGGCAATTAATACAGAAAAAGGAAGAACAGGCTATAATTTTAATAGCCTGTTCTTCCTCTTAAGTACAGATGTTTTTTTAGAATGGCTAATGCCTTATTCTACGTCCATAAATTGAGCGATTTCTTCTCTAATTTCAGACGGTAACATCATATAGATTTCTTTTTTCAAAGTGACTTGTTCTCCCTGAATAGTTGAGATTTTGCCATCATAGCTAATAATAGATTCAAAACCCCCAATTAACCATTTTCCATCTTTTTCAAGATAGTCCCGGTGTTTTTCATCTAATTTCTTTAATTCTTTAATTATTGCTTCTCTATTAAAGTTTTGGTTCTTTACCATATTGAAAAATCCTTTTAAGTTGATTATTATTGGAAAAAGGAAAGTACCTTTTGGAATTGTGCTCCTTGATTCAAACAATTATCAAATGTTCAACAACTACGGATACGCTTATGAAAATATTGTGCCAATTATGTAGAAAGGTTATTAAAAAATTTACAAATAATCCGAGGTTAACATAGCGCTAACAAGAAGCTTGATAAATTAACTTTAATGAATTTTCTTTTGAATCGTGTTTAATTTTTTATTAGTGTGAAATCCAATAAAATGTACAGTCCTAATAATTGACGATAAATTGTATCTTATTAATAACAGATTTTGAAAAGAAATATTGCATGAATTCTGCAATTGTTAACTTTTCTTTTTCTCATATACGGCATACCTCCCATTAAACTGATCCTTAGTAGATACGGCTATCACTATTTTCCGCTTTTGGTCCGTGAAGTAATAATCATCTTTATCCGTACCTATTGCCTCATATCGCTCTTGATAAAAGGCCAGAATATAATCAATGTCGATACTTGGATCATTTTTAAATCGCACAATTGCATAAGCGCATTTTCCTCCTTGAAAGACATAATACAAGGATTCCACATAAGGTGAATCAGTTTCAAATGAAAGAGCCGGGCCTGAGTCATTCAGTAAATTCCTTTTTTCTAAATCTTTGATTTGTTCCTTAGAGCCACCAAATTTAATCACAGGCTCTGGGATATCCGTTATCTTAGGGATAACGGTTATTTCAGTGCTGTTCTTTTTACCTTCATTTGTTGCATTTATCTTTACTTTTCCAATATGATGGGCAGTAAAGAGACCTTCTTCGTCGATGGTCCCAACATACTTATTTGAACTTTTCCATTTCGTGTTTTTATCATTCGACTTTAATTGAAGCGTTTCCCCCACATATAATTTTGAGGCTTGATTTTTTGGTTCTATATCTTCATCGAGGATACCTTCTTTAACACATGAACTCAAAAAAATAGGGAAAAGGATAATAATAATGGTCTTTAAATAGTGTTGTCTTGCCATAGCCTTATATATTTATTTGTCTATAAGGTAGTTCAATTAAATTAATCAATAGTTAAAATAATAATAATTAATGCTTTCTCTAATGGATTCCTTATTTTAGAAATATTTAGGAAAGTGAAAAACATAATATTTTGATAGTATGATGAAAAAAAATGAAAAGATACTCAATCTTATTCAGGTGTTGATGAACAACCAAATGTTGTCTGATTTCTTAAAGGAATATGATTACTCAGTGAATTTGTTTGGTTTAAAAATATCAGATTCAAGACATTATTTTTTGAGATTATCCCAACCAAAAGATGAAATAATTTTATGGATGCAAGAGGAGTACATCCCTAAGCTGGATCATACAGGAAAATGGATTCAATATCCTGCAATTGAGAATCCTCGGGTAGAACGTATTGAAGCCTCAACCAAATACATACCTACAGATTTGACATACGAAGAGTTTAAAAATAACTTGGTACAATTTTTTGAGCAGTTGAAAAAATACCAGGCAAACCATCTCCAGCATGTAAGTCATGAAAAGTTGAACCAGAGCATTGATGATTTAATTGCAGAAATAAATTCCTTGAGCAAATAAAAACAACTTTAGAGGCATAAAAAATGGGCTATAAATTATAGCCCATTTTTTATGTGATGAATTTAGATTGCTGGATTCTGTGCATATTCTTTCCAGACATCTTGAATGTTCTTTCCAAGCGATTGCACAAAAAAATCATTGTAGTTAGTGCCATTGATCAAGGCATTGTTCAATTCTTTTACAAAATTCTTGTTCTTATGTGTTTCAATCCATAACAGGAATCGACCGGTAATTCCATAGCTGCCATCATAGTTATGTTCTGGTTTGTAATCTTGTAATGTCCATGGATCAGGTTCATCTATACCATAATGATACCTTACATTGTCTGCAATGCCTTCAACTAGCCATCCAGGTACCGAACCTTTATAATCCTGTTGTATATGGTGCATGGTCTCATGGACAACGACATCACCGTCTTTCGGATTTCCTTCCATGTATTTGAAGCCAAAAACCACGACCTCACCCCAGGCATAAGCAGCACCATCATAAGTAGGATCAATGATGAAGTACATTTTCTTTTTCGCATTCGGATTAAAATCATTGAGAAGCTTTGGATAGACCGTAAAGTAAGTGTTCATCAATCTTTCCTGATATTCCAATTGTGATTTATTGGAATGATTGATAAAAACCAAGGAGACATTGTTTTTGGTCAAGCTATCAATCTTTTGGATAGGTTCCTGTTTTTGACTTGAAGGTGGCATCTGGATCAGCCTGAACTCTGAAGCCTGGAACATATTGTCATTGTAAAGCTTTGAGATAGACCATTTGTAATGGGTGAATTTCTCCTCATTCTTGAAAAAGAAACTGTAGGTATTCCTTCTTTTTCTGAATTGCATGCCCATATGGCTATCCAGTTCTTTCCAGGTCTGACCATCATTGGACCCATAAAATTTCCAATCCATCGGATCACGGCCGTCAAAATCATTTCCTGTGGTAAAATCATACCCCGCAACAAGCTTCGCCGTATCAAATTGGAATTTGATATCTAATGTCTTAAAGTTTTTTGCGAGGAACTTCGTCGTGCTGTCACCGTCAGTTAATTTGGTTGAGCCTTCCTGCCCATTAGCCCCATCTGGATTTTCTATGCTTACGGTTACTCTAGCATCAGTGGTAATGTCCTTAATTTCAATTTTTTCCAATTCAGGGTCAGGTTGGTCCAGGAAACTGTCTTTGCTACAACTGCTGTAGATAACTGAACAAAATAGGGCAAAAGTCAAGCTTTGCAGTTTGGTTTTCATTTTTAGCATATAATTTTAAGTTTAGTTTATAATCACGCTAGTTATTGCTGTTATGTTAAATTAACGCTAAATCTAGTAAAATCTTATGCCTGTCATGAGCTAAATCGCGTTAGCCTGAAAAGGTTTTTCCTGAATTCTTCGTTTCTATTAATTCTTAGGCTTTTTTTACTTAAAAAAATTGAACCCCCATAGCTGGAGATAGCAAATATGCTAAAGCTAGTTTAGCAATTGAAATTTAGATTAAAAGTGGCTTTTAAGGCCAAATTCCTTGAAATCGAACTTTTGCAAACATATAGCTACAAATTATTTTTAAGTAGGGTAGAGCAGGTCCAAATATTAAATTGTTATTAATTTTTGTTCTACTTTTGAGCATTATTATATTAATAAGGTATGAAAAAGTTAAGTATATTATTGTTGTTTGCTGTATTATTTATCTCTTGTGAAAAGGACAATGGAGTTGTTCCTGAAAAATTAAAAGAGGAAGTATTATCAGATCTTAAAGGTAAAGTGTTTACAGCTTATGAAGCTCAAATGTCTTCCGAGAGTACAGGTCCAGTAATGTTGGAGCCGAATCAAGGTTACTTTACTAAAATGGAGTTTGTAGGTACTGTGATTGAGATGACCGGGGCGGATGGAACAAAATCTAGATACGGTTTTGAGATCAATAATGCGAACAGAGGCAGCACTGAATTGCCTGATATCTTTACACTAGCAATGAAATCTAACTTTCAAGAATTTTACATTTTATTAAGTAGAGATTATTCCAATGCTACTGTGCTCCTTACGGATGCGGGTAAAAGCTATAGCGTTAGCTTAATGAAATAATTATAAATACTTACTGAACAACATATTGATGCCCGATTAAATTATAATCGGGCATTTATTTTTTCTTAATATTCCCATCCTATAAATCGCTGGGTTAACTTATTCCTCTCAAACACCCAAACGACATGATTTGTGCAAGCCCCATCTCCAATCTCTTGCACAGCCAGATAGACATTTCCCAGTTTATAATAGTCAAAAGATTGCCTAGCTGAGCCAATTCCCAACAATAGTTCTGTTGGTATTGAAACTTTGGTTCCTTTGATAGTTGCATCCGCCTTTTCTATTAATTCATTTGGAATTCCACAATCCGCCAGATAATAATAGATTCCATTTATTGACTTGATGGCAGTGGAGTTCTCATCATAGTATGCTATCTTTTTCCCCTTCAGGTTTGCTGGCTTTATTAAATATTGCATGGAAAAATCTGCTTTCCTTGGCTTCTCCAGTTTGTTTAGTGCCAATAGTTGGGAATTATGGATATATCCAGCCTTAAGCGGTTTTTCATCCTTTATTTCAACGATGGAAAAAGGCAGGTTTTCATAATATAGAATCTTGATCCATTGATCTTTTGCTAGATCTTGTTCTTCAACCTGATCTATCAACACAACTGTATTGTTCTTCAATTGGTTTTGAATTTTCCCTTTTGAATCTGCTGATTCCCTTACATTCGAATACCCCTCCTTACTCTGAATAAGATATGGTTGTGCCCAGGAATCTAACGGATTAAATATTGATAGCAACAATAGTGTAATCCAATAATATAATTGATAGTATTTCATGATTTTCTTTTGTGTTTTTTTGCTTATGCAATTTATAATTATTGGAAATAGGTCCTAAATAAAACCTATATACATTTTGTTTACATCTTTAAAAATGCACTATTAAAACAAATTCAAGGTTTATTTGGTTGATAAGCTAAGCTTTTAGATTTAAATAGGTTAAATTTAGGAGAGGATAATACTTTATGGATCACAAACATATTTTTGATAAAGATGGCAATTGCGAAATCTGTAGTCAGACGGTGAAGGTTTATAAAAATGCCAATGCTGATGACTTACTTAAACAGACCCAAAACCATAGGAGCCATCAAGGAAATAATAGTCATAAGTTGGATCATCAACATGCTGAAGATGATGGCCACGATCATGAGCATAATCATTCTCATGACAATAATGCCAGTACATTTGAACTTTTCAGACCAGCTATAATCAGTTTTGTCTTTTTGATTTCCGGAATTCTATTCGATTATGTTTTTCATTTCCCTTGGTTTCAGGGCTGGCTGCGTTTGGTCTGGTATTTATTGGCCTATTTACCTGTTGGGCTTCCAGTCTTAAAAGACGCTTTTAAAAGTATTTCAAAAGGCAATTTTTTCTCAGAATTCTTCTTGATGGGGATTGCAACAATTGGAGCTTTTGCCATTGGTGAATATCCGGAAGGGGTCGCTGTAATGCTTTTTTATTCGGTTGGTGAAGCTTTCCAAACCATGGCGGTTTCCAAGGCAAAAGCCAACATTAAATCTTTATTGGATCAAAGACCCGATGAAGCGACCGTTCTTAGGAATGGAAAAACT contains:
- a CDS encoding Ig-like domain-containing protein; the protein is MARQHYLKTIIIILFPIFLSSCVKEGILDEDIEPKNQASKLYVGETLQLKSNDKNTKWKSSNKYVGTIDEEGLFTAHHIGKVKINATNEGKKNSTEITVIPKITDIPEPVIKFGGSKEQIKDLEKRNLLNDSGPALSFETDSPYVESLYYVFQGGKCAYAIVRFKNDPSIDIDYILAFYQERYEAIGTDKDDYYFTDQKRKIVIAVSTKDQFNGRYAVYEKKKS
- a CDS encoding YCF48-related protein, which codes for MKRYFLISAVCLFAFQAYSQSFQTLTSGNKASFRGLETYKNKVVWVSGSNGTVGRSIDSGKSWEWISPKGYEKFDFRDIEVFSAKEAVIVSAGAPAVVLHTKDAGKTWTETYKNEDPAIFLDGMDFKGKTGYILGDPINGQFQLLKSDNKGKTWTDVTEEIHLFAEPGEAAFAASGSSLQVINDWLYIGTGGTYSSLMKRSEKERKLDVQDVPIWSGSASTGIFSIDFLNERVGVVVGGNYTSDKDNSNNILLTHNAGLSWDKPEIPVHGYRSSVKYISPEILVATGTSGTDISKDGGKTWENISTESFNVIAVSFNKKLIYLAGSSGNVVGLTL
- a CDS encoding YceH family protein, encoding MEETKSLPILSPEEIRVLGSLLEKSKTTPEYYPMTLNGLLTACNQKSSRKPVVQYEENLVIQVLDGLKKKGLISTVVGGGSRVTKYKHNLAIQFPLLPQELAIICLLFLRGPLTAGEINSNSGRLYEFENLDEVQELLQKLSTSKPLYIKQLSKRPGQKEVRYIHLFADFDEDSYEEEAPSSPSTTNNTAIAQLEEKVAQLEEQLNTLRAEFDELMKQLS
- a CDS encoding basic secretory protein-like protein is translated as MKTKLQSLTFALFCSVIYSSCSKDSFLDQPDPELEKIEIKDITTDARVTVSIENPDGANGQEGSTKLTDGDSTTKFLAKNFKTLDIKFQFDTAKLVAGYDFTTGNDFDGRDPMDWKFYGSNDGQTWKELDSHMGMQFRKRRNTYSFFFKNEEKFTHYKWSISKLYNDNMFQASEFRLIQMPPSSQKQEPIQKIDSLTKNNVSLVFINHSNKSQLEYQERLMNTYFTVYPKLLNDFNPNAKKKMYFIIDPTYDGAAYAWGEVVVFGFKYMEGNPKDGDVVVHETMHHIQQDYKGSVPGWLVEGIADNVRYHYGIDEPDPWTLQDYKPEHNYDGSYGITGRFLLWIETHKNKNFVKELNNALINGTNYNDFFVQSLGKNIQDVWKEYAQNPAI